In Sphingobacterium zeae, one genomic interval encodes:
- a CDS encoding helix-turn-helix transcriptional regulator, giving the protein MSGVRKNEEMSYWADRLGVSLSPDRHELEMLELNELKMVDLLPEMLLMIRSVMARQTFCFRREPIKIIEHGVSISFQNIIHSTSTPQAQPHVRIVPLHVATELTFPKAVNIQQVTILVNLDYLKSFIGKAHRTFDYLFDNDKTLWIEEFMSPEIAAIANELANSSDRAPLSDAFYRLKSLELLFHLFKNLSARTQVTHQQLTKYELESIYRVRDQLANYMDRPFLQEELVKISGMNVIKLRKLFTQVFGMGMYPYYQRLRMQEAGRLLKEELLSVSETGYRLGFSNLSYFGRLFESHFGSKPKKWMQLHKHVSSGSKKFRDTF; this is encoded by the coding sequence ATGAGTGGTGTCCGTAAAAATGAAGAAATGAGCTACTGGGCCGATCGCCTGGGCGTTTCGCTATCGCCCGACAGACACGAATTGGAAATGCTCGAACTGAATGAGCTCAAGATGGTCGATCTGTTGCCCGAAATGTTGCTTATGATTCGTTCGGTGATGGCCAGGCAAACCTTCTGCTTTCGGAGGGAGCCGATCAAAATTATTGAACATGGTGTATCCATTTCGTTTCAGAATATCATTCATTCGACCTCAACTCCGCAGGCACAACCCCATGTCCGCATCGTACCCCTGCACGTGGCAACCGAGTTGACATTTCCAAAAGCCGTCAATATCCAGCAGGTAACTATTCTCGTGAACCTCGATTATTTAAAAAGTTTCATTGGAAAAGCACACCGGACATTCGATTATCTGTTTGATAACGATAAAACGCTTTGGATTGAGGAATTTATGTCGCCAGAAATAGCGGCAATCGCCAATGAGCTAGCAAATTCTAGTGATAGGGCTCCGCTTTCTGATGCTTTTTATAGGTTGAAATCACTTGAGTTACTTTTTCATCTGTTTAAAAACCTTTCCGCAAGAACGCAGGTGACGCATCAGCAATTGACAAAATATGAACTCGAATCGATCTATCGGGTGCGGGATCAGCTCGCAAACTACATGGACCGGCCATTTCTGCAGGAAGAATTGGTAAAGATAAGCGGTATGAATGTCATTAAACTTCGTAAGCTGTTTACACAGGTTTTTGGAATGGGAATGTATCCTTACTACCAGCGTCTGCGTATGCAGGAGGCTGGACGGCTTTTAAAGGAAGAATTATTGTCTGTTTCTGAAACTGGCTACCGCTTAGGATTTAGCAATTTAAGTTATTTTGGCCGATTATTCGAGAGCCATTTCGGATCTAAACCGAAAAAATGGATGCAGCTTCACAAGCATGTTTCTTCCGGATCTAAAAAATTCCGCGATACATTCTGA
- a CDS encoding fatty acid desaturase family protein, producing MSQSVKFSNVNTLFSKTLKQKINTYFQSSLQPKTGNRKIYLKAAILLISFIVLYSLLVFAPLHWSVAIVLCLIFGINLAAIGFNIMHDAGHNSFSDNKRLNTLLSYSLNLLGGNIYFWKLKHNIAHHTYTNIDGEDHDIEVKFMRIHHDQKLRKHHRYQRFYFPLLYGISYLAWIFYQDYEKYFRGRMGDKIERFHFPLSERIIFWVSKLVHISLFVIIPVIFVGWLPTLIGLLISGAVCGMSLATVFQLAHVVEETEFKTIDQSKVEEEWMIHQIQSTANFATRNKVLTWLLGGLNFQVEHHLFPKISHVHYPALNRIVKQTCSEYKIQYNEFRSFGTAFRSHLKVLEAMSK from the coding sequence ATGTCCCAGTCTGTAAAATTCAGCAATGTAAATACATTGTTCTCTAAAACGCTAAAACAAAAAATCAATACGTATTTTCAAAGTTCACTACAACCCAAAACAGGGAATCGTAAAATTTATCTGAAAGCGGCTATCCTGCTTATCAGCTTCATTGTGTTATATAGCCTGCTCGTATTCGCCCCCCTGCACTGGAGCGTTGCCATCGTATTATGCCTGATTTTTGGCATCAACCTGGCTGCCATTGGTTTTAATATCATGCACGATGCGGGGCACAATTCTTTTTCAGACAACAAACGCCTCAATACTTTACTTTCCTACTCGCTCAATCTATTGGGCGGTAATATCTACTTTTGGAAACTCAAACATAATATCGCCCACCATACCTACACCAACATCGATGGCGAAGACCACGATATCGAGGTCAAGTTTATGCGTATACATCACGACCAGAAACTGCGTAAGCACCACCGCTATCAACGGTTTTACTTTCCGTTGCTTTATGGGATTTCCTATTTAGCATGGATCTTTTACCAGGATTATGAGAAGTATTTTCGTGGCCGTATGGGTGATAAAATTGAGCGGTTTCATTTTCCGCTCAGCGAGCGTATTATTTTCTGGGTCAGTAAGCTTGTTCACATCAGCTTATTTGTCATTATTCCGGTCATCTTCGTGGGGTGGCTGCCCACCCTTATCGGATTGCTAATTTCAGGTGCGGTATGTGGGATGAGTCTGGCCACTGTATTTCAACTGGCACATGTGGTTGAGGAGACCGAATTCAAAACCATTGACCAGTCTAAGGTCGAAGAAGAATGGATGATCCACCAGATCCAGTCCACCGCAAATTTTGCTACCCGCAACAAGGTACTAACCTGGTTGCTTGGCGGACTCAATTTTCAGGTGGAGCATCATCTTTTTCCAAAGATCAGCCACGTCCATTATCCAGCACTCAACCGGATTGTCAAGCAGACGTGTAGCGAATATAAAATACAGTACAACGAATTCCGCAGCTTTGGGACTGCTTTTAGATCGCATTTAAAAGTGTTGGAAGCCATGTCAAAATAG
- a CDS encoding helix-turn-helix domain-containing protein, with amino-acid sequence MLNLYCISVKEDAQCVLRYGPHNYDFREGLMTFFKPGQAITVDPTSSDVKVGYSVVFHPDFIRTYDLANNIGSYSFFDYEVNEALFLSEKEKQQIRTIEKAKDLLSRSQLSVAEIAYQLGFEQPQSLNRLFKKKTSVSPREFRRTIGFNNL; translated from the coding sequence TTGCTCAATCTGTACTGTATTTCCGTCAAAGAAGATGCGCAGTGCGTGTTGCGCTATGGCCCCCATAACTACGACTTTCGGGAGGGCCTAATGACATTCTTTAAGCCCGGTCAGGCCATTACTGTAGATCCGACGAGCTCCGATGTCAAAGTTGGCTATTCGGTTGTTTTCCATCCAGATTTTATCCGCACCTATGATCTGGCAAACAACATCGGTAGCTATAGTTTTTTCGACTATGAAGTCAATGAAGCACTTTTCCTATCCGAAAAGGAAAAGCAGCAGATCAGAACGATCGAAAAAGCAAAAGATCTGCTTTCACGTTCTCAACTTTCTGTCGCCGAAATCGCCTATCAGCTTGGATTTGAACAGCCACAGTCCCTCAATCGGTTATTTAAAAAGAAGACATCGGTTTCACCCCGTGAATTTAGGAGAACGATAGGCTTTAACAATCTTTAA
- a CDS encoding transcriptional regulator, with protein sequence MMRKYCCILLLLAALVGNVEAQIVTTKLLPQRIPAGFDRVREAVSDISGRNGDSKIQVTPLAATETTATFEIEEQGLSIETVVDDEKKFNKLVAEAAKDVSKPSIHILHTYTLKDKKFKVPPPRKIFFSPEYGVTWTLTLKKIADKETELVLNYKSIAPAFAKKIELEFESDTYYNNKIVKIAVDDIRMRHLIREILINQMHVDRDYPAPTYPASN encoded by the coding sequence ATGATGAGAAAATATTGTTGTATACTGCTTCTTCTAGCAGCGTTAGTCGGAAATGTAGAGGCGCAAATAGTAACGACTAAACTGCTCCCGCAGCGCATACCCGCAGGTTTTGACCGTGTGAGGGAAGCGGTTTCCGACATATCCGGCAGGAACGGAGATAGCAAAATACAGGTCACACCGCTTGCAGCAACCGAGACGACGGCTACCTTTGAAATTGAAGAACAGGGTTTAAGTATCGAAACTGTGGTGGACGACGAAAAGAAGTTTAATAAACTAGTCGCTGAAGCCGCAAAGGACGTTTCCAAACCGAGTATTCATATCTTGCATACCTATACGTTGAAGGATAAAAAATTCAAAGTGCCACCCCCAAGAAAGATCTTTTTCTCTCCGGAGTACGGGGTAACCTGGACGTTGACCCTAAAAAAAATAGCAGACAAGGAAACGGAGCTCGTACTTAACTATAAATCGATAGCGCCCGCATTTGCCAAGAAGATTGAGCTTGAATTTGAAAGTGATACCTATTACAACAATAAGATCGTTAAAATTGCTGTCGATGATATCCGGATGCGTCATCTGATCCGTGAAATTTTAATCAATCAAATGCATGTCGACCGGGATTACCCTGCACCGACATATCCGGCGTCTAACTAA